In Heyndrickxia vini, the sequence AGCAGTTAGAGAAAAAGCTTATAACAAGATGGGTTCTGCCTTTCTTAAAATTAAACCCGATATGGACGCCATCATGGACGAACTCATTCAACTGCGCCATCAAATCGCTGTAAATGCAGGCTTTGAAAATTATCGCGATTATATGTTTGTGGTCAAAAATCGTGAGTATAGTGTTCAAGATTGCTATGACTTTCATGAAAATGTAGAGAAACATATTATTCCTGCTTGGAATCGACTCGCGGAAGTTTTTAAATCCAAGCTTGGTGTCGATACTTATCGCCCTTGGGATAACACCGCTAAATTGATGAAAAACCCACCATACGCAGAGGTGTCTACTCTTATGGATGGTGTTTCTGAGATGTTAGGGAATACTGACCCATATTTTGCAGAACGTTTCGACTACATGAGAGAACATGGGTTACTAGATCTTGGGGATCGGAAAGGAAAAAGCCCCGGTGGTTTTTGTACCCCATTACCTGTCTCGGGGGATACCTTTGTTTTTGCGAATTTTAGTCCCTCCTTTTTCTCTTTAATCGCATTAATTCATGAAATGGGCCATGCGGTAAATGGATACCTCGAGTATGCAGAACACGGTCCTATTGAGGACTATAAGCACAGAATGGAAATTGCTGAACTGTATTCTCATGGGATGGAATTGCTTTTATTAGATAAGCTGGATCAATTTTATCCTGAAGAAGAAGATTTTAAGAGCGCACAGCGTGAAGAGCTGAGACGGGCGTTTACCATGTTATTCGGTCCATTGTCAGGGGACCTTTTCCAGCATTGGATGTATACGAATCCTACACACACTGCCAAAGAGCGTGATGAAAAATTCTTTGAAATCTCAAAACGTTACGGATTAAACCCTATCGATACTTCTGGGCTTGAGGAGGGAATTGGGATGAGTTGGGTAGGCACCCTTCATTATTTCGAAGTTCCTTTCTATAATATTGAATACTCCATTTCGATGCTTGGTGCTCTACAATTACTTGAGAATTATCGAAATAACCCAGAGCAAGCTATCGAATCCTTTAAAAAAGGCGCAAGTGCGGACTACAATCAATCCATCGCAGCTATTTATAAAGAAACTGGGGTAAGTTTTGATTTTTCAGAGCCGGCTGTAAAGCGAATGGGTGAATTTCTGGAAAAAGTCATTCAAGAGATTCATTAATAAAGTGTGAGCACTGGAATGGTTCTTAGTAGAGGACAATCGGAAGTTGCGTGCAAAAAGGTACAGCTAGTGAGATTTTCTAGTTGTACCTTTTGCTTTACAGTCAAAAGATCTGTCCACAATATTTGGGATTGCTCGAGAAGTATGAAGCCGCGGTCCCAGCTAACTCTTTGTGTAAATTCTGCTAGTATTTTTTCTGTTCAGTAAAAATTTAGTCCACCCTTCTTTTTTATCCTTGTTTTTGAGCAATAATAATGTATATTGCTTCATTTGCAACTTTGTTAGAAGGAAGTATTTTTTCCTTGATATCGAATCCCGAATTTAGTAATTCTTGTTCCATTACAGATGAATGGACTCTTGGACTAACAGATGTCTCTTTTGGTTCAAATTCTACACATAAAAAGTATCCTTTCTCTATTAGTACTCTGTTTATTTGTTTCAAAGTATTGGATAAAGGATTAACCTCATGTAATGCTATGGACGCTAAGGCAATATCAATTGTGTTGTTTTCCAGTGGAATATTCTCAAAACTGCCCTCTATAGTTTTAATATTATCTAGTTTTTCTTTTTTGGCTTTCGATTCCAAATAGGTAAGTATATCTACATCTAAATCTAATGCATAAACAATACCGTCAATTTGTTTAGCTGCAGGAAGTGCCAAATAACCTGTTCCTGCACCTAAGTCCAAGATATTGTCAGATCTCTTTATCGGGAGCAAATTTAACAAGTCTTCTGCTGGAAAATTATTTTTTCTATCAGCATTTTCTAGCATATTGATCTTTCTTGTTAATTTTTCACTATTATTTTGTCTCATATCTTCCTATTCCCCTTTTAATTATTGTTTCTAAAGACTAACTTTAGAAAAACATAAATGTATTTGTATTTTATCGATCGACATAACAGACATTTTATATCCTTAATTATGGTATAGACAACACCATTTAATCATGTTGTTGTCTTTTTAACAATCAAATCTGCAATTGTTTGCTTTCTTAGTTCTTCCTCCATTTTTTCTTCTGATCTTAATATGACTTTTTGAATTGCACATTCAGTTCCATGATCAAAATCACATTCAAATAATGAAGACTTTCCTTCTATTGCATAGATAATATCGAGAAAAGAAATAGTTTCCCACCCTTGGGCTAACGAGTATCCACCATTAGCTCCTGAAGCGGAAGTAACCATGCCTTCTTTAACAAGCTTTGTTAGAATCTTTGATAAATAAGTAGGTGATACTTTTTGCTGTTCTGCTAGCATCTGCACACCAACGGGTTTGCTGGAATTTGAAAATGCTAAGTATGCCATAGTATGAAGAGCATAATTAGTGGCTTTTGAATACTTCAATGTTTTTCATCCTCTCCTAACAATAAAGGACTTTAAGAGTCTTTAATATCTATTATTGTTTTAGTTGTTTTGATTGTCAAGTTTAAGGTAATTCTATTTATTAAATTTACACAATCTTATATGTTACTTTTCCATTAGCTTTTATTGAAAAAAATGTGCCTAAACCCCAGTGCATTAATGCATTAACATACCGGGGGGCAGGCATCAAAGTACAGAAATACTTCAATTACTTAATTTGATACATTTAAAATGAGTTGCGATACACACTCCACATGGACGGAGTGTATGTGGCAACTCATGGAATGCCGTTGAAGTTTGCGGGCTTAATAATTTGCCCTTCTTGTCTTCGGTTGTTGTCTTTCTTTATTAAGGAAGCGTACGATTGCAAAATAAGCTTTTTATTTTAACCTTATCCTTACTTTCATTCGTTGGGATATAGAGTGAATTTTCTTATTCCACTTATGATTCGTAAAAGGTCACAATTACTCCATCAATATTGTTACCTGAAATCTCGTACTTGTGATTTTCCGGTATATTAATGGTCATGTTTTCGGAATAAGGGTAATACGAAACATTATATTTTTTACCATCAACTTTAACAGAAACCTTCTTCTCCTCCTTGAGGTAATCCAAATACTCTTCTAAAACAAAATTCTTCTCTTTCATAATCGCGCTATGCGGTAAACCAACATAGCGGATATGCCACGGTTCATTTTGAATTCCCGTTATGTCCGTTTTATCCCCTGGGTATCGTAAAATAAACCCGTATTTCCAAGCGTTATTTTCAATCCACTTTCCCTCAGGCGCTTTCTCCATCTTCATATGGGTAGTTCCAACATCTAGCGATAAGCCCAAATTGTGTTCGCTATAGCCGGCGGGCAAGGCACGGTTGGAACCCATTTCTTGATAAAGTTTATTTTGCTCATCAAAGTTACGAAAACCGCTTGTAATGAAAAAATTAAACTCTTTATTTTCTTCCGCATCAAGGACCATATCCGAAAATTTACGTGCTAAATCTTCAGATAAATATGTTTTGTTGTCAAATAAGCTGTATCCTTTTACCAATTTATTGTGAGTAGATAGATTAACGACATCTGATTTAATACTTTTCGGATGAACCGGGTACTTACTGTTGACTAATAGTAAATTTCCTTGATAGATTTGTTCTGCTGAAATTTCTACTGTTTGGATATTTTCAGAAGCCTTGTTATACTTTACTTTATCATTCTCATAATCAGTTATTAGAATATCCTCTTCATCTTGAAAGAACGGTACTATCTTAAATGCTGTCACACCTAAGAGTATTAAAAAAATTAATAAAAATCCCCACTTCTTCAATTTTTAGTCTCCTCCTTATTCTTCTTTGCTTAAAAGAATAGGTAAAACTATTTAAAAAAAAGGTAGGGTAAATCTTAAATCTTTCTTAAATCATGTACTTAAAGTGAGTCTATCCTAACTATTTTGTTCACTTTCCTTTGGTAATCGGACTTCAAAAATTGTCTGTAATATGCTGCTTTGGACAGTAATCGATCCATTATGCTGCTCCACAATATTCTTTGCAATGAACAAGCCGAGACCAGTGCTACCCTCTTGATGGGTTCGTGCTTTGTCACCAGTATAGAACATATCAAAGAGATGCGGGAGTTCTTCCGGTGGAATGCTATCTCCATAATTCACAACTTGAACTACTGCTTCATCTACATCAAGAAAACCGTTAATATCGATATACTGACCGTCATAACCGTAACGAATGGCATTACTTATAAGATTTTCAAACACTCGTGCTAACAAATCTCCATCACCACAAATGGGTAAGTGGGGTGTACTATTCATCCGGGCAATCAAATGGTTCTTTTCGAATACAGGATACAATTCTTCCTTTAATTGATTGAGTAGGTCAGTTAAATTTATACTCTTTTTTTCAACTCGCAGCATTCCATAGTTCATTTTAGTTATCTCGAATAATTCATCAATTAGTCTTTCTAAACGTTGAGATTTTGTAAAGGCAATCGATAAATAATGTCTGACCTGTTCTTTAGTCAAGTTCTCTTCCTTAATAAGCAAATCCAAATATCCTAAAACGGAGGTAAGTGGTGTCCTCAAATCATGGGCTAAATTTACGACCAATTGATTCTTACTGCTCTCCGAGAAATCACCTCTTTCCATGGCTTCTTTTAACTTTTTACTTGCGAGATTAATGTCTTTCGCAATATCGTTAAACTCATCGTTTGATTTGATTTCAACATGATGTTGAAAGTCGCCACGAGCAAGGTAGTGAATTCCTGTTGAAATCTCATTGAAATAAGTGGAATAGCGCTTCGAAAGGGTAAAGAAAAACAATATTGAAAGTGGAATAAATATAAGTAAAAAGAAATTAATGTCTCCAATTTTGTACATAAATGAACGAAAATGGGCCAATGGATCACCGTAATCAACCCGGGTATGATAATAATATTGAAGTACTTTAAAGATTATATAAGTTATAGAACCAGACAGAAACATACTTAATCCAAATAACACAATCATTTTTGAGCGAAAACTTTGTACGATTTTACCCATTAAATGTATACCCGATTCCCCACACAGTTTTAATGAAATTGTTTTTCCGGTTATCTTCTTTAAGTTTTTTTCGTAATGTACGAATATGAACCATAACTGTATTCCCACCTTCAAAATAGGCATCGCCCCACACCTGCTGAAAGATATTTTCCGCACTATAAACTTTCTTTGGATGACTGGCTAGTAAATACAAAATATCAAACTCTTTTCGTGTTAGCTCGATACTTTCCCCATATAGAGTAACTGTTCGTTGAGAAGGAGAAATAACTAATCCACCATATTCCACGCATACGTTATTTTTTGTATCTATTTTAGGTTGATTTAGCTTTATATAACGTCTAAGCTGAGCATTTACACGAGCAACCAATTCTATCGGGGTGAATGGTTTAGTCATATAATCGTCTGCTCCAATTACCAGTCCCTGTACTTTATCGAAATCAGATGTTTTAGCACTCAAAAATATGATAGGCATATTATGCTGTTCACGAATGCAGCGGGTCACCTCATATCCATCCAATTTCGGCATCATAATATCCAAAATCAGCAAATCAAATACCTGAGTCTCGACAACACGAACAGCCTCTTGTCCATCCGAGACTTTAAAACACTTGTACCCTTCTTTTTCTAAATGAATGGTAATCAGATCAGCAATTTCCTCCTCGTCATCGGCAATTAATATCGAAATATCTCTCATTTTATCACCCCCTAAATAAAGTTAACATACAGCTATATAACAAGTCCTATTCATTTTTTTATATTCGTGCCTGCCGCAACCCGAATTTTCTTGTTCACAGCTTTGTTGATCCGCTGCTAGAAACTTAAGAAGGCAACGCCCAAAGGGTTAGTTGCCTTTCTTTAAAATGAGTTGCGATACACACTCCACATGCGCAGTCTGCGGAAACATATCCACCGGCTGCAAATACTCTACCTGATATTTCTTACTTAATATCTGTAAATCCTTTGCCAAAGTAGACGGATTACAGGATACGTAAATAAACTTCTTCGGCTTTACCTTCAAAATGGTTTCAAGAAATTTCGGATCGCAGCCTGTTCTTGGAGGATCAACAACAACGACATCAGGACGCCAGCCTTCTTTCACCCATTTTGGCATAAGTTCTTCGGCTTTGCCGGTGAAATAGGTTGCATTTTCTAAGCCGTGCTTTTTGGCGTTTTTCTTTGCGTCTTCGATTCCTTCAGGGATGATGTCCATGCCGCGGATTTCCTCAGCTCCGTCAGCAAGCCATAGACCGATTGTTCCAACTCCGCAATAGGCGTCAACAATTTTTTCTTTTCCCGTTAACTCGGCTGCTTTTTTTACTTCGTTATATAATTTGACTGTCTGTTCGGGATTGAGCTGGAAGAATGCACGAGCAGATAGTTCATAGGTGAATTCTTCTAGTCGTTCCTCGACGATTTCTTTTCCTGATAGATGAATCGTTTCATCCCCTAAAACGATGGATGTCCGTTTTGGATTGATGTTTTGCATGACTGAAACGACTTCAGGAAGGCGATTTTTGATTTCTGAAATTATTGCTTCTTTTCGTGGCAGTTCTTTTTTTGCTGTAACAAGCATGACTTGGACTTGTCCCGTTTGAATCCCGACTCTAGTAACAATCGTACGCACGATGCCTTTTCTTGTTTTTTCATTATATATAGGGATTTTGAAGTCAGCGAGAATTTGTTTGACGACATTTGTTACTTTATTCGTTACTGGCTGTTGGACGATACATTCCGGAATGTTAATTAGACGATGGGAATCGATGCTATACATTCCTGCCATGACTTTTCCGTGATCGAAGCCAACTTGGAATTGGCTTTTGTTACGGTAATGCCATGGGTTGTCCATTCCGATTGTTGGGCGTATATCCAACTCTTCAATCGCAAAGAGTGTGTGTCGTTCGATTGCTTGGATAAGTATGTCGCGCTTTTCTTTCAATTGTTGACTGTATTCTAAATGCTGGAGCTGGCATCCACCGCATTGTTCATAGACAATGCACGGTGCTTTCACGCGATGTTCAGAGCGTTTGCGTACCTTTTTGACAATGGCTTCTGCATATTTTGGGTGGGCTTTTGTTACCTCAACAACAACCTCTTCACCAGGTAGTGCACCAGGTACGAAAACGACTTGTTTTTTAAAATAGCCGACACCTTCTCCGTTTATTCCTAAACGCTTAATTGTTAATGGGAATTGTTGTTTTTCTTTTATTAAAAGGGTTTTTTCGTTTTTCAATATTGATCACTCCGCTGTCTCGATGCTTCTCCATAAGTAAAGGGAGGCATAGCTTAAATATGGATGCCATTCCTGACTAAAATTTTCCATTTCTTCATAGGTTGGCTTTTTTTCCAGGTTAAATAATTTTTTTATCGCATTTTGAATACCAATATCTGCTAGCGGGAATAGGTTCGGTCTTCCTAAACCAAACATTAGAAAGTTTTGTGCAGTCCATGGGCCGATTCCGCGTATTTTCACTAATGTTTTCGTGACTTCCTCGTCGGATTTACTGGCAAGCTCTTGTAAATTAAGTTCGCCGCTTGCAATCAATTTGGATAAGCCAATCAAGTACTCCGCTTTTCGTTGACTGAATTTCATCGAACGTAATTCTTCGATTTCAATTTTAGCCACTCTTTCGGGTGACGGATAAAACCACACACCATCCTGCTCGAATCCATATGTATGAACGAAGTCTTCCGTCAATGCCATCGCAAATTTCATATTTAATTGCTGGTGAATAATGCATTTAACTAAACAATTATATGGTGAGAAATCTAATATAATCGGTGTTCCGCGATTAAGTGTAAAGATATCTTTTAAAGAAGTCTGCCTGAAATGATCATTGATTTGATGTAGGGTTACATTCCATTGAAAAATGACATATACTCGCTCAATCACTTGTACCTTCGTTTGATTGTTTTTTCCTTTTATTATAAAACAAGGATCATCTGTTGTTCCTATTGCTTGAACGCTGACTACTTCAGCTTCAGGCTCATATATAGGGATATTGATCAATCTTAATTCACTATGTACATCATTTAATGGGTCGATAGATTGTCTTTGTAGTGCTAAATCGAAATTATATGGCCCTTCTATTTTCACCGTTTCTTCCCACATATTCCCCACCCGTTCCGTGTTTAATGCTCTTTCTGAAAAGCTTTTCTGTATTATATCACAAAGCAATCGTCAATGCGGTTTAGATCAATATAGTGGAAAACACCATAAAATACCTGTTTACAAATTTCGACATTTTCTCTACATCCTCGATAAATATGTTATAATATATATAGATAAATAATATAGCATACATTCAAGGAGCGTTATGGATAAAAACTTCTTATCAAGTCAAATTGGACAACAATTGCGCTTTTATCGCCAACAGCGGCAATTGTCATTAGATGAGCTTTCAGAAATTACCGGAGTAAGTAAACCAATGCTAGGACAAATTGAACGAGGAGCATCGAATCCAACGGTAGCTGTCCTATGGAAAATTGCATCAGGGTTACAAGTTCCGCTTGCTTCTTTTCTCATGAAAAATCCTTCTATTAAGTTGATTCGAGAGGCTGAACAGCCCTTTTTTAAAGAAGATCATCATTTATTTGAGGCATTTACCAATTTTGCTTTGCCAGGTATTCCTTTAGAAAACTATCGCATTCGCATGCATCCGGGTTGTCTTCGTCAATCGGAAGCTACTGGTATCGGAGTTACAAAAATGATCACAGTTTATTCCGGCGTTCTTTCTATTGAAATAGGCGAAGAAAAACATACGTTGCGAAAAGGGGATGCAATCTCTTTTTCAACCGATGTGCAACAAACATATCAAAATTCACATGAGGATATTTGTGAATATCATATGACCATTCATTACTCCAGTCCATATATGAACGCACAAACGAGCTGCTAACTTTTATGAAAGAGGTGCTTTTTTTGGCAAAAGTAAAAGAAACGATGTATTATTTGAATAATCCTGAGCGACACATCATTATGTTGGCTTCAGAAACGCAATTGAAATATGAAGGCATTATTAAAGAAATATTTGGTGTGGCATGTGAAAGTGATTTGCAAATGATGATTAAATTTAATAAAGGATTTAAAGAAAGCATATGCCACGAGTTCGGAGTAGACGAGAACAAGATTACACTTAGCATGGTTTTCCGTCAAGCAACTAATGAGGATTTAGTTGAAAATATGCCGATGGGAAAAGAAGACCCGATCACAACATATTAGCCAGTCATAACCGACTGGCTTTTTATTTAGTCTTATGCATTAAATCCTTATTTCGTATCTTTTTTCTTTGCCAACTGGGTTTTATCTTTCGTTCCAGGTGGCTGCTCAAGCCATGCATGCTTAATCATAAGATCAGCCCCGTCTTTAGCATATTGGGCAATTTCAAATGATAATCTCTCATAATTGAGAATAAGATCACTTCTTTGACTTGCCGCTGCTGCAGTCGCATAGTTCCCCGTTCCGGCGGCACTTAGTAATCCCATATGAAAAAGTGTTAATTTATCCGAAAATGGTGGAGTGGTAGAATCGGTAATACTAATATCAGATGAAACAGGTGGCTGAATATCATTATTAAGAAGCGCCTTCGTAAATACTTGAATATGCTTTTCTGAAATATCTTTCCCTCTTAACATCCATTGCTGTATCTCTTTTCTCGGAGATATTTGAGCGAAACTAATCGCCAATTTTGCTCCCATAAGATTTGTTTGGATGTTCGTGTATAGATGGGAGATTTCAATGACATTAAGTGGTCGTTGTGAGCTAAAAAGAGAAAAACCACTTAAATATTTATGTGTATCAACAAAATCACTTGATGTTGGATAAGAAATATATGGTGCTCGTACAAATAATCCTTTTGAAAGGGAAACGTCCATACCTTTTTCATATAAATCAGATACTTCTTGGAGTCCTTCCCTGAAATAAGTACGGATGTCTTTACGAGCACTCATCGCAATAAATCCTCCATACCCGATTAATCCAAACTTCGCCATGTTTTCTATATAAGTAAGGATGAACATATCTGTATAAAGACGTGGTGCATTCAAATTTACATCGTTTTCGAAGGAAAATCCCGTAGGAATCGGAAGCTTTTCCTCTTTAAATAGTGCCGTTAGTTTTTCAATATGGGAGGCTGCTAAATCATAGGAATATTTAACAACCGAACGAATTTCTTCATCTTCCAAATGCTTTAAAAAATATCCTAAAATGCATTTGGACATACTGTCTTGCATATATGCAGTCCAAATGCAGGCGATTTCGGCTGATGTTAATAATGGGCATCGGTCACTCATTACAAATTCCTCCAAGTAGTATCATTTATTACAGCTAAGGGAGAATCATTTAAACTTGTCTATACGTTTAAATTTATATCCACGTGC encodes:
- a CDS encoding M3 family oligoendopeptidase, with the translated sequence MTQVIGHNYYKELIDLQDVEGVEAQIRNLLEIPIESISDLEKWLKSEKDLMNKITEAMTGHQVDFYRNTEDAEIKSTYLHDQQVIQPLLMKYEAKLNEKFCGSPYLQQLDEKRYGLMRRVRESKVKLFREENIPLMVKEQELCTKYSEIMGGLTVEWDGEEKPFPFIQSQLDHLDRAVREKAYNKMGSAFLKIKPDMDAIMDELIQLRHQIAVNAGFENYRDYMFVVKNREYSVQDCYDFHENVEKHIIPAWNRLAEVFKSKLGVDTYRPWDNTAKLMKNPPYAEVSTLMDGVSEMLGNTDPYFAERFDYMREHGLLDLGDRKGKSPGGFCTPLPVSGDTFVFANFSPSFFSLIALIHEMGHAVNGYLEYAEHGPIEDYKHRMEIAELYSHGMELLLLDKLDQFYPEEEDFKSAQREELRRAFTMLFGPLSGDLFQHWMYTNPTHTAKERDEKFFEISKRYGLNPIDTSGLEEGIGMSWVGTLHYFEVPFYNIEYSISMLGALQLLENYRNNPEQAIESFKKGASADYNQSIAAIYKETGVSFDFSEPAVKRMGEFLEKVIQEIH
- a CDS encoding class I SAM-dependent methyltransferase; the encoded protein is MRQNNSEKLTRKINMLENADRKNNFPAEDLLNLLPIKRSDNILDLGAGTGYLALPAAKQIDGIVYALDLDVDILTYLESKAKKEKLDNIKTIEGSFENIPLENNTIDIALASIALHEVNPLSNTLKQINRVLIEKGYFLCVEFEPKETSVSPRVHSSVMEQELLNSGFDIKEKILPSNKVANEAIYIIIAQKQG
- a CDS encoding Rrf2 family transcriptional regulator, translating into MKYSKATNYALHTMAYLAFSNSSKPVGVQMLAEQQKVSPTYLSKILTKLVKEGMVTSASGANGGYSLAQGWETISFLDIIYAIEGKSSLFECDFDHGTECAIQKVILRSEEKMEEELRKQTIADLIVKKTTT
- the vanY gene encoding VanY-A/VanY-F/VanY-M family D-Ala-D-Ala carboxypeptidase; this encodes MKKWGFLLIFLILLGVTAFKIVPFFQDEEDILITDYENDKVKYNKASENIQTVEISAEQIYQGNLLLVNSKYPVHPKSIKSDVVNLSTHNKLVKGYSLFDNKTYLSEDLARKFSDMVLDAEENKEFNFFITSGFRNFDEQNKLYQEMGSNRALPAGYSEHNLGLSLDVGTTHMKMEKAPEGKWIENNAWKYGFILRYPGDKTDITGIQNEPWHIRYVGLPHSAIMKEKNFVLEEYLDYLKEEKKVSVKVDGKKYNVSYYPYSENMTINIPENHKYEISGNNIDGVIVTFYES
- a CDS encoding sensor histidine kinase; amino-acid sequence: MGKIVQSFRSKMIVLFGLSMFLSGSITYIIFKVLQYYYHTRVDYGDPLAHFRSFMYKIGDINFFLLIFIPLSILFFFTLSKRYSTYFNEISTGIHYLARGDFQHHVEIKSNDEFNDIAKDINLASKKLKEAMERGDFSESSKNQLVVNLAHDLRTPLTSVLGYLDLLIKEENLTKEQVRHYLSIAFTKSQRLERLIDELFEITKMNYGMLRVEKKSINLTDLLNQLKEELYPVFEKNHLIARMNSTPHLPICGDGDLLARVFENLISNAIRYGYDGQYIDINGFLDVDEAVVQVVNYGDSIPPEELPHLFDMFYTGDKARTHQEGSTGLGLFIAKNIVEQHNGSITVQSSILQTIFEVRLPKESEQNS
- the vanR gene encoding vancomycin resistance response regulator transcription factor, VanR-F/VanR-M family, with the protein product MRDISILIADDEEEIADLITIHLEKEGYKCFKVSDGQEAVRVVETQVFDLLILDIMMPKLDGYEVTRCIREQHNMPIIFLSAKTSDFDKVQGLVIGADDYMTKPFTPIELVARVNAQLRRYIKLNQPKIDTKNNVCVEYGGLVISPSQRTVTLYGESIELTRKEFDILYLLASHPKKVYSAENIFQQVWGDAYFEGGNTVMVHIRTLRKKLKEDNRKNNFIKTVWGIGYTFNG
- the rlmD gene encoding 23S rRNA (uracil(1939)-C(5))-methyltransferase RlmD; the protein is MKNEKTLLIKEKQQFPLTIKRLGINGEGVGYFKKQVVFVPGALPGEEVVVEVTKAHPKYAEAIVKKVRKRSEHRVKAPCIVYEQCGGCQLQHLEYSQQLKEKRDILIQAIERHTLFAIEELDIRPTIGMDNPWHYRNKSQFQVGFDHGKVMAGMYSIDSHRLINIPECIVQQPVTNKVTNVVKQILADFKIPIYNEKTRKGIVRTIVTRVGIQTGQVQVMLVTAKKELPRKEAIISEIKNRLPEVVSVMQNINPKRTSIVLGDETIHLSGKEIVEERLEEFTYELSARAFFQLNPEQTVKLYNEVKKAAELTGKEKIVDAYCGVGTIGLWLADGAEEIRGMDIIPEGIEDAKKNAKKHGLENATYFTGKAEELMPKWVKEGWRPDVVVVDPPRTGCDPKFLETILKVKPKKFIYVSCNPSTLAKDLQILSKKYQVEYLQPVDMFPQTAHVECVSQLILKKGN
- a CDS encoding DNA-3-methyladenine glycosylase family protein — encoded protein: MWEETVKIEGPYNFDLALQRQSIDPLNDVHSELRLINIPIYEPEAEVVSVQAIGTTDDPCFIIKGKNNQTKVQVIERVYVIFQWNVTLHQINDHFRQTSLKDIFTLNRGTPIILDFSPYNCLVKCIIHQQLNMKFAMALTEDFVHTYGFEQDGVWFYPSPERVAKIEIEELRSMKFSQRKAEYLIGLSKLIASGELNLQELASKSDEEVTKTLVKIRGIGPWTAQNFLMFGLGRPNLFPLADIGIQNAIKKLFNLEKKPTYEEMENFSQEWHPYLSYASLYLWRSIETAE
- a CDS encoding helix-turn-helix domain-containing protein, with the translated sequence MDKNFLSSQIGQQLRFYRQQRQLSLDELSEITGVSKPMLGQIERGASNPTVAVLWKIASGLQVPLASFLMKNPSIKLIREAEQPFFKEDHHLFEAFTNFALPGIPLENYRIRMHPGCLRQSEATGIGVTKMITVYSGVLSIEIGEEKHTLRKGDAISFSTDVQQTYQNSHEDICEYHMTIHYSSPYMNAQTSC
- a CDS encoding DUF3231 family protein, with the protein product MSDRCPLLTSAEIACIWTAYMQDSMSKCILGYFLKHLEDEEIRSVVKYSYDLAASHIEKLTALFKEEKLPIPTGFSFENDVNLNAPRLYTDMFILTYIENMAKFGLIGYGGFIAMSARKDIRTYFREGLQEVSDLYEKGMDVSLSKGLFVRAPYISYPTSSDFVDTHKYLSGFSLFSSQRPLNVIEISHLYTNIQTNLMGAKLAISFAQISPRKEIQQWMLRGKDISEKHIQVFTKALLNNDIQPPVSSDISITDSTTPPFSDKLTLFHMGLLSAAGTGNYATAAAASQRSDLILNYERLSFEIAQYAKDGADLMIKHAWLEQPPGTKDKTQLAKKKDTK